A window of the Nisaea acidiphila genome harbors these coding sequences:
- a CDS encoding nucleotidyltransferase family protein, with protein sequence MGEAALRERFVALVHENPVNRELLQRLPELGVEDCWVVAGCLFGTVWNALSDRPLTENIRDYDIFYFDPETSYEAEDAVIRRGEALFGDLEVEIEIRNQARVPLWYEQRFGVPYPPISESRTGIERFVVAGTCCGISSEGEVHAPYGFADMFDGILRWNPMNPTPHQFDYKCETYRARWPWLRVEKEPAATPAS encoded by the coding sequence ATGGGCGAGGCGGCATTGCGGGAGCGGTTTGTTGCGCTCGTTCATGAGAATCCGGTCAACCGCGAACTCCTCCAGCGGCTGCCGGAGCTTGGCGTCGAGGATTGCTGGGTCGTTGCGGGCTGTCTTTTCGGCACGGTCTGGAATGCCCTCTCGGATCGCCCTCTGACCGAGAATATCCGCGATTACGACATTTTCTATTTCGACCCGGAGACCAGCTACGAAGCAGAGGACGCGGTGATCCGGCGGGGAGAGGCGCTGTTCGGCGATCTTGAGGTGGAGATCGAGATCCGCAACCAGGCGCGGGTTCCGCTCTGGTATGAACAGCGGTTCGGCGTGCCCTACCCGCCGATTTCCGAATCGCGTACCGGGATCGAGCGTTTCGTCGTCGCGGGGACCTGCTGCGGGATCTCGTCGGAAGGCGAGGTCCATGCGCCTTACGGTTTCGCCGACATGTTCGACGGCATTCTGCGCTGGAACCCGATGAACCCGACGCCGCATCAGTTCGACTATAAATGCGAGACTTACCGGGCGCGCTGGCCATGGCTGCGTGTCGAAAAGGAGCCCGCCGCCACGCCCGCCTCTTGA
- a CDS encoding SDR family NAD(P)-dependent oxidoreductase, with product MTARTILVTGAATGIGAATARRLLRPGDRFLLHTRSNAAALAAVADEIRGAGCAVETVLSDLGDPGAGRQLVARCTELFGGLDILVANAGYADRAPLGEAGTETFEAAHDAIARSFFEMAEAALTSLEAAPCGRVVAVSAFGPHVWRTDLPSFPATAGAKASLEATARALALKLAPSGATANVVAPGFIEKEAGTPSALKPGAVDAFVPSIPMGRRGRPGEVAALIAFLASEEASYITGQVIHVNGGLI from the coding sequence ATGACGGCGAGGACCATTCTGGTGACGGGGGCGGCGACGGGAATCGGCGCCGCGACGGCGCGGCGGCTGCTCCGGCCGGGGGACCGTTTCCTTCTACATACGCGATCTAACGCGGCTGCCCTGGCGGCGGTCGCGGACGAGATTCGCGGCGCCGGCTGCGCGGTGGAGACAGTGCTGTCCGATCTCGGCGATCCTGGGGCGGGACGGCAGCTCGTGGCGCGCTGCACCGAACTCTTCGGCGGCCTCGACATTCTCGTCGCCAATGCTGGCTATGCCGACCGGGCCCCGCTCGGCGAGGCGGGAACGGAGACCTTCGAAGCGGCGCACGACGCCATCGCGCGTTCCTTCTTCGAAATGGCCGAAGCGGCGCTGACCTCTCTCGAAGCCGCACCATGCGGGCGCGTAGTCGCTGTCAGCGCTTTCGGCCCGCATGTCTGGCGCACGGACCTGCCGTCCTTCCCGGCGACCGCCGGCGCGAAGGCCTCGCTCGAGGCGACGGCCAGGGCGCTCGCCCTGAAGCTGGCGCCGTCGGGCGCGACCGCGAATGTCGTCGCACCGGGCTTCATCGAGAAGGAGGCGGGCACGCCTTCGGCGCTGAAACCGGGCGCGGTCGATGCCTTCGTGCCGTCGATCCCGATGGGGCGCCGTGGCAGGCCGGGCGAGGTCGCCGCACTGATCGCCTTTCTTGCCTCGGAAGAAGCGAGCTACATAACGGGCCAGGTCATCCATGTGAATGGCGGGCTGATCTAG
- the ltnD gene encoding L-threonate dehydrogenase yields the protein MTSGKIAGVIGLGSMGMGAAKSLVAAGVETWGTDVRAESVADFAANDGKGAASPAELAPHVDALLVLVVNADQTESVLFGETGAVPHMKKGAVVVASSTVPAAYARDLEARLAEYGILMVDAPVSGGAAKAATGEMTVMGSAKPEAFEAAGFLLDGIASKVYRLGDQAGPGSTVKTINQLLAGVHIAAAAEAMALGIRAGVAPEDLFEVISNSAGASWMFNNRVPHILEGDYAPLSAVNIFVKDLGIVLETGKQLTFPLPLSAAAHQQFLGAAAAGLGTEDDSAVIKVFQKLAGIDLPEGKS from the coding sequence ATGACGAGTGGGAAGATTGCCGGGGTGATCGGCCTCGGCTCCATGGGCATGGGCGCGGCGAAGTCGCTGGTGGCGGCCGGTGTCGAGACTTGGGGCACGGACGTGCGCGCGGAGTCGGTGGCGGATTTCGCTGCGAACGACGGCAAGGGTGCGGCGAGCCCGGCGGAACTCGCGCCGCACGTGGATGCTTTGCTTGTCCTCGTTGTGAATGCGGACCAGACGGAGAGCGTGCTCTTCGGCGAGACCGGTGCCGTGCCGCACATGAAGAAAGGCGCGGTCGTCGTCGCCAGCAGCACGGTACCGGCGGCCTATGCCCGCGATCTCGAGGCACGGCTTGCCGAATACGGCATCCTGATGGTCGATGCGCCGGTCAGCGGCGGCGCCGCGAAGGCGGCCACGGGCGAGATGACGGTGATGGGATCGGCCAAGCCCGAAGCCTTCGAGGCTGCGGGCTTCCTGCTCGACGGTATCGCGTCCAAGGTCTACCGGCTCGGCGATCAAGCCGGACCGGGTTCCACGGTGAAGACGATCAACCAGCTCCTCGCCGGCGTGCATATCGCCGCCGCGGCGGAAGCGATGGCGCTCGGTATCCGGGCCGGGGTGGCGCCGGAAGATCTCTTCGAGGTGATCTCCAATTCCGCCGGCGCCTCCTGGATGTTCAACAACCGGGTGCCGCATATCCTCGAAGGCGATTACGCCCCGCTCAGCGCGGTGAACATCTTCGTCAAGGATCTCGGGATCGTGCTGGAGACCGGCAAGCAGCTCACCTTCCCGCTGCCGCTCTCTGCGGCGGCGCACCAGCAGTTCCTCGGCGCGGCGGCGGCCGGGCTCGGCACAGAGGACGATTCCGCCGTCATCAAAGTGTTCCAGAAACTCGCCGGGATCGATTTACCCGAAGGCAAGTCCTGA
- a CDS encoding motility protein A — MFLRHTMSSTIIGLIGIAALTWFVAFTAGESIGNFWNPAGITIVLGGTVAATFIAFRSNQLAAITGAIGAIFRDERSINADIKHLVQIARLYRGGDIPQTQEAINKLTNPFLRLGLQFAIDGTPIDDLMHVMNWRIQKLIERETAEAKLFRMLASFSPAFGMLGTLVGLIGMLANLGSGDLNLIGQNMSIALITTVYGLMLANMVFKPVAIKLEQRTAQRVAMMNVLLEGVILLRMGRGPGTIADQMQTLVRNYRDEIQD, encoded by the coding sequence ATGTTCCTCCGGCACACCATGAGTTCGACGATCATCGGCCTGATCGGCATCGCAGCGCTGACCTGGTTCGTCGCCTTCACGGCGGGAGAATCCATCGGGAATTTCTGGAACCCGGCCGGGATCACCATCGTGCTCGGCGGCACTGTCGCCGCCACTTTCATCGCCTTCAGATCCAACCAGCTTGCCGCGATTACCGGCGCAATCGGCGCAATCTTCCGCGACGAACGCTCGATCAATGCCGATATCAAGCACCTGGTGCAGATCGCACGGCTCTACCGGGGTGGGGATATTCCGCAAACTCAGGAAGCCATCAACAAGCTGACCAATCCGTTCCTGCGCCTCGGCCTGCAATTCGCCATCGACGGCACGCCGATCGACGACCTGATGCATGTGATGAACTGGCGCATCCAGAAGCTCATCGAGCGCGAGACCGCGGAGGCGAAACTGTTCCGGATGCTGGCCTCCTTCTCTCCCGCCTTCGGCATGCTCGGCACGCTGGTCGGTCTGATCGGTATGCTCGCCAATCTCGGATCCGGCGACCTGAACCTGATCGGACAGAACATGTCGATCGCCCTCATCACTACGGTTTACGGCCTGATGCTCGCGAACATGGTCTTCAAGCCCGTCGCCATCAAACTCGAACAGCGCACGGCCCAACGGGTGGCAATGATGAACGTGCTGCTCGAAGGAGTGATCCTGCTACGCATGGGACGCGGTCCCGGCACGATCGCAGACCAGATGCAAACGCTGGTGCGCAATTATCGCGACGAAATTCAGGACTGA
- a CDS encoding gamma-glutamylcyclotransferase translates to MSIPTKIDLNRDTIRSGHIRSLIRAHATSYRVLTDEELHASLTSMFPEDGPQGDAWLFGYGSLIWNPTIHFAESRCATAHGYHRRFCLQTHLGRGSPETPGLTLGLDRGGCCRGVAFRIPRETALEELEIVWRREMVSDAYIPRWLTLSSEEGPIRAIGFVMNRDHERYVGQLPEEEMARTIERAHGFLGPCAEYLFNTVEHLDELGIPDRGLTRLRDRVSEIRSAAGDPSD, encoded by the coding sequence ATGTCGATACCCACGAAAATCGATCTGAACCGGGACACCATCCGGTCGGGCCATATCCGGTCCCTGATCCGCGCGCATGCCACCAGCTATCGCGTCCTCACGGACGAAGAGCTGCATGCATCCCTGACCTCGATGTTTCCGGAAGACGGGCCGCAGGGTGACGCCTGGCTGTTCGGGTACGGCTCGCTGATCTGGAACCCTACCATCCATTTCGCCGAATCGCGCTGCGCGACGGCCCATGGATATCATCGCCGTTTCTGCCTGCAGACCCATCTCGGACGCGGTTCGCCGGAGACCCCGGGATTGACGCTGGGGCTCGACCGCGGCGGCTGCTGCCGCGGGGTCGCCTTTCGCATTCCGCGAGAGACGGCTCTGGAGGAACTGGAGATCGTCTGGCGGCGGGAGATGGTGAGCGACGCCTACATCCCGCGCTGGCTGACCCTTTCGAGCGAGGAGGGGCCGATCCGCGCCATCGGCTTCGTGATGAACCGCGATCACGAGCGCTATGTCGGTCAGCTTCCGGAAGAGGAAATGGCCCGCACCATCGAGCGGGCCCACGGTTTTCTCGGCCCCTGCGCCGAGTATCTCTTCAACACGGTCGAGCATTTGGACGAACTCGGCATCCCCGACCGCGGCCTGACGCGCTTGCGCGACCGGGTTTCGGAAATCAGATCCGCCGCCGGCGACCCCTCGGACTGA
- a CDS encoding D-2-hydroxyacid dehydrogenase — MSDMNSTERLILHFKNNRAGEDVFRFTDERISTAIERHKDISDRIEIRVDWDLDNFEKSMRDADALVTWDLPTENLAERAPALRWIHIIGAGVEHLCPLTWLPERTVLTNNRGIHAEKTAESAAMAVLMLHNRIPAYVTDQRAARWNPVFVPPVSGKTVAVIGVGEMGGAAARSFKALGLRVLGIRRGGVPHPAVDRMYAPEGLHRVLAEADFVHITLPHTPETRGLIDKAAIRAMKAGAGLINFGRALVLDHAALAEALRDGHLGGAFLDVHDREPLPGDSPLWDVPNLILTPHVTSDDDTSYTPATLDLVMENCRRLLKREDLKNIVNPTLGY, encoded by the coding sequence ATGTCGGACATGAACAGCACAGAGCGACTGATCCTCCATTTCAAAAACAACCGCGCAGGCGAAGACGTTTTCCGCTTCACGGACGAGCGGATTTCAACGGCGATCGAGCGTCACAAAGATATCTCGGATCGCATCGAAATCCGCGTCGATTGGGATCTCGATAATTTCGAAAAATCTATGCGCGACGCCGACGCCCTGGTGACTTGGGATCTTCCGACGGAAAACCTGGCGGAGCGCGCGCCGGCACTGCGCTGGATCCATATCATCGGCGCCGGGGTCGAACATCTTTGTCCGCTGACCTGGCTCCCGGAGCGGACCGTCCTGACGAACAACCGCGGCATCCATGCGGAGAAGACGGCTGAATCCGCGGCAATGGCGGTGCTGATGCTGCACAACCGCATTCCTGCCTATGTAACGGACCAGCGTGCCGCACGATGGAATCCGGTCTTTGTTCCTCCGGTCAGTGGCAAGACGGTTGCCGTGATCGGAGTCGGAGAGATGGGCGGGGCTGCCGCGAGGAGTTTCAAGGCGCTCGGGCTCCGCGTGCTCGGAATCAGGCGCGGCGGCGTCCCGCACCCCGCTGTCGATCGCATGTACGCTCCGGAGGGGCTGCACCGGGTTCTCGCGGAAGCGGATTTCGTCCATATCACGCTGCCGCACACCCCCGAAACGAGAGGCCTGATTGACAAAGCCGCCATTCGGGCAATGAAGGCGGGGGCCGGCCTGATCAATTTCGGCCGCGCCCTGGTGCTCGATCACGCGGCGCTCGCCGAAGCGCTCAGGGACGGCCATCTCGGCGGCGCGTTCCTCGATGTGCACGACCGGGAGCCTTTACCGGGAGACTCCCCGCTTTGGGATGTGCCGAACCTGATCCTGACGCCGCATGTCACGTCGGACGACGATACGTCCTACACGCCGGCGACGCTCGATCTCGTGATGGAAAACTGCCGCCGGCTACTGAAAAGAGAAGATTTGAAAAACATCGTCAACCCAACGTTAGGCTATTAA
- a CDS encoding response regulator: MTEKVDFSNVHFLIVDSNQLSADLARDLLLTMGATTVFVAHGYDEAVAALKSNIVDVLLTELHLPPKSGLELIREVRTGKTGAPRQIPILVMSALSAKDHVFDARDAGVTEFIAKPYGVEGFYRRMVGIIAHPRAFVDSDKYFGPDRRRRQLPYDGPDRRQ, translated from the coding sequence ATGACGGAAAAAGTCGATTTCAGTAACGTTCATTTCCTGATCGTGGACAGCAATCAGCTCTCTGCGGACCTTGCGCGCGACCTGCTTCTCACGATGGGTGCCACGACCGTGTTCGTCGCGCATGGTTACGACGAGGCCGTTGCGGCTCTCAAGTCGAACATCGTTGACGTTCTTTTGACCGAATTGCATCTGCCGCCGAAAAGTGGGCTCGAACTGATCCGTGAGGTCCGGACCGGGAAAACGGGAGCGCCGCGCCAGATACCGATCCTTGTGATGTCCGCCTTGTCGGCCAAGGACCATGTCTTCGATGCCCGCGATGCCGGGGTGACCGAGTTCATCGCAAAACCCTATGGCGTCGAGGGTTTTTACCGTCGTATGGTCGGAATTATTGCGCATCCGCGCGCTTTCGTTGACAGTGACAAATATTTCGGACCCGATCGTCGGCGGCGCCAGCTGCCGTATGACGGGCCTGATCGTCGCCAATAG
- a CDS encoding AbrB family transcriptional regulator: MPAATLARHALSLAIAAAGGWLFALLHVPLPWLLGPMLAIAAISMSGYTLSMPKGARQVGQLLLGTGIGLNFTPEVAAFVAQHIVVMVICALTSIGFGLISALYLRKVAKVDIATAFFSSLPGGVVEMALQATRWGGEMAPVSLAQSLRILCVVTTIPTTLILIGATGHSPFEAAKLPFEPAGFPFLIAASILVGGLMAWRRITNAWILGPLIAAAFITVLKLDLSGMPRELLNLSQVLIGCFIGLRYRRELVLSLRGFLPHAVVSTIVLVGLNVAFGIGIAGITGLPASTMVLSVSPGGMAEMSITAAVLELGVPLIAAFHIVRIFLVIGLSGLIFRYVLSPWT, translated from the coding sequence ATGCCCGCTGCAACGCTCGCGCGCCACGCTCTCAGCCTCGCCATCGCCGCCGCCGGCGGGTGGCTTTTCGCCCTGCTGCACGTGCCGCTGCCCTGGCTGCTCGGTCCGATGCTCGCGATCGCGGCGATCAGTATGAGCGGCTACACGCTCTCGATGCCGAAAGGCGCGCGGCAAGTGGGGCAGCTTCTGCTAGGGACCGGGATCGGGCTCAACTTCACGCCGGAGGTCGCTGCCTTCGTCGCGCAGCATATCGTCGTCATGGTGATCTGTGCCCTCACCTCGATCGGCTTCGGGCTGATCTCGGCGCTGTATCTCCGCAAAGTCGCCAAGGTCGACATCGCGACCGCCTTTTTCTCGAGTCTGCCGGGCGGTGTGGTGGAAATGGCCCTGCAGGCGACCCGCTGGGGCGGCGAAATGGCACCGGTCTCCCTCGCCCAATCGCTCCGCATTCTCTGTGTCGTCACAACGATCCCCACAACCCTCATCCTGATCGGCGCGACCGGGCATTCTCCCTTCGAGGCGGCGAAACTGCCGTTCGAGCCGGCCGGGTTTCCATTTCTGATCGCCGCCTCGATCCTCGTCGGCGGGCTCATGGCCTGGCGCCGGATCACCAATGCCTGGATCCTCGGCCCGCTGATCGCCGCCGCGTTCATCACGGTGCTCAAGCTCGATCTGTCCGGCATGCCGCGCGAACTGCTCAATCTTTCGCAGGTCCTGATCGGCTGCTTTATCGGCTTGCGCTATCGCCGCGAACTCGTACTCTCGCTGCGCGGCTTCCTGCCGCACGCAGTCGTCAGCACAATCGTACTGGTCGGTCTCAATGTCGCCTTCGGGATCGGGATTGCCGGTATCACCGGGTTGCCGGCCTCGACCATGGTGCTGTCCGTCTCGCCGGGCGGCATGGCCGAGATGAGCATCACGGCGGCGGTTCTGGAACTCGGCGTGCCGCTCATCGCGGCTTTCCACATCGTCCGGATCTTCCTCGTCATCGGACTTTCCGGACTGATCTTCCGTTATGTCCTCAGCCCATGGACCTAA
- a CDS encoding PAS domain-containing protein, with translation MKISSASLDGPDDPRKALTSDIHLRGFDYWRSIAGSASLPLREAFEPADVPDLLPHLILLEVTENPIDFRYRVIGGVVRQHLLGNYTGRWISSIPHQAAPSTIHSNLAKAVRNRSPLLSDTPYIGPQKDFLKSDELILPLMEADERVSRLLVLLDFVRRPLEERFSGR, from the coding sequence ATGAAGATTTCTTCTGCATCGCTCGACGGTCCGGATGATCCGCGAAAGGCTCTGACATCGGATATCCATCTGCGGGGCTTCGACTACTGGCGCTCCATTGCCGGTTCCGCCTCTCTTCCATTGCGCGAGGCTTTCGAGCCGGCGGATGTTCCCGATCTTCTGCCGCATTTGATCCTGCTGGAAGTGACCGAAAACCCGATCGATTTCCGCTACCGCGTGATCGGCGGCGTCGTCCGTCAGCACTTGCTCGGCAATTATACCGGACGTTGGATCTCCTCGATCCCGCATCAGGCGGCGCCGAGCACCATTCACAGCAATCTGGCGAAAGCCGTCCGCAACCGGAGCCCGCTGCTTTCCGACACGCCTTATATCGGACCGCAGAAGGATTTCCTGAAAAGCGACGAGCTCATCCTTCCGCTGATGGAGGCGGACGAGCGCGTGTCCCGTCTTCTCGTCCTGCTCGACTTCGTGAGAAGGCCGCTCGAAGAACGATTTTCCGGAAGGTGA
- a CDS encoding methyltransferase family protein, translated as MSGDAESAAKKDTAGVILPPPVILLIAILAGFGLDYLWPRAFAPDWARFYLGPALIAGAIALAVAGERQFKRAGTSVKPWVPSTAIVTSGIFAHTRNPMYLAMAILLAGVGLLGDSFWFLAVIIGFVGVMKYGVILREEAYLERKFGTPYTDYKARVRRWI; from the coding sequence ATGAGCGGTGATGCAGAGAGTGCGGCCAAGAAGGACACGGCGGGAGTCATCCTGCCGCCCCCGGTTATTCTGCTGATTGCGATCCTTGCCGGATTTGGCCTGGATTACCTCTGGCCGCGGGCGTTCGCCCCGGACTGGGCGCGGTTCTATCTCGGTCCGGCGCTCATCGCCGGCGCCATTGCCCTTGCCGTCGCGGGAGAGCGCCAGTTCAAGCGAGCGGGAACCAGTGTGAAACCGTGGGTGCCGTCGACGGCGATCGTTACCTCCGGCATCTTCGCCCATACCCGCAATCCGATGTATCTCGCCATGGCGATCCTGCTTGCCGGCGTCGGCCTGCTTGGCGATTCGTTCTGGTTCCTTGCGGTCATCATCGGCTTTGTCGGCGTGATGAAGTATGGCGTCATCCTGCGCGAGGAAGCCTATCTAGAGCGCAAGTTCGGTACGCCCTATACCGACTACAAGGCCCGGGTTCGGCGCTGGATCTAG
- a CDS encoding Lon protease family protein, whose product MTVKPLAAKSLFTRTDLTSRDIQSTDDLEDIEALIGQQRALGAVRFAASMQQRGYNLFVIGPKGSGRHMAVKRFLEERGGELDAPPDWVYVHNFDKPYSPKAIAVPAGRGEPFRRAMLELVSDLKAVIPTLFESEDYRLRTDAVNKTAAEKQQHALEGVDKEARKHGLTLIRTPQGFAFAPLSGKKPMAPETFQQLPEEAKKRYQDATKSMMEELQKVLHGLPMIERDRLRALRKIARETARHVIDQEISDVEKVMTSCDAVLSYLKTVADDMVEHIGLFMHSEEEGPLALPNGGGESAVESDPSTRYQVNVLVANRPTDGAPVIIEDHPALSKLVGRIEHYARMGTLITDFTLIKPGALHQANGGFLLINADKLLLNPMSWEALKRALYAGQITIESPYMTSATATVVSLQPDPVPLDLKIVLFGDYRLYLLLSSLDPDFQDLFKVAADFEEVLERTPENDQLFARLVATIARNNKLRPFARDAIERVMEHAARIAGDAERVSTRVGLIADLMREADHWAGEVKAKSVARTHVQEAIDAQIHRADRVRERSIEQITRGTVLIDTDGAKVGQVNGLSVLQIGSFAFGKPSRISATVRTGAGKVVDIEREVELGGPLHSKGVMILSGYLARTYAPDAPMSLAATLTFEQSYGGVDGDSASSAELYALLSALSEVPVDQSLAVTGSVNQMGEVQAIGGANEKIEGFFDVCAARGLTGRQGVLIPASNVKHLMLRDDVVQACKEKKFRILPIRTIEEGIETLTGKKAGARGADGKYPSGSINRLVEDRLVAFAKARFKAAAKAKTGQ is encoded by the coding sequence ATGACCGTGAAGCCCCTCGCCGCGAAGTCTCTCTTCACCCGGACCGATCTGACGTCCCGGGACATTCAGAGCACGGACGACCTGGAAGACATAGAGGCCCTTATCGGCCAGCAGCGCGCGCTCGGGGCGGTCCGGTTCGCCGCCAGTATGCAGCAGCGCGGCTACAATCTGTTTGTCATCGGCCCGAAAGGCTCCGGCCGCCACATGGCGGTCAAACGTTTCCTGGAAGAACGGGGCGGCGAACTCGATGCCCCGCCTGATTGGGTCTATGTCCATAACTTCGACAAGCCTTATTCGCCGAAAGCGATAGCCGTTCCGGCAGGGCGAGGGGAACCGTTCCGACGGGCCATGCTGGAACTGGTCTCGGATCTGAAAGCGGTCATTCCGACGCTCTTCGAGAGCGAGGATTACCGGCTGCGAACAGATGCCGTGAACAAGACGGCGGCCGAGAAGCAGCAACACGCGCTTGAGGGCGTCGACAAGGAAGCGCGCAAACACGGCCTCACCCTGATCCGCACGCCGCAGGGCTTCGCCTTCGCGCCGCTCTCCGGCAAAAAGCCGATGGCGCCGGAGACATTCCAGCAACTCCCGGAAGAAGCGAAGAAGCGCTATCAGGACGCCACAAAGTCGATGATGGAGGAGCTGCAGAAGGTCCTCCACGGCCTGCCGATGATCGAGCGCGACCGGCTGCGCGCACTCCGCAAGATCGCCCGCGAGACCGCCCGGCACGTGATCGACCAGGAAATTTCCGACGTCGAGAAGGTGATGACCTCCTGCGATGCGGTACTGTCCTATCTGAAGACCGTCGCCGACGACATGGTCGAGCATATCGGCCTTTTCATGCATTCGGAGGAGGAAGGACCGCTCGCCCTGCCGAACGGCGGCGGCGAAAGCGCGGTCGAGAGCGATCCCTCGACCCGATATCAGGTCAATGTCCTGGTCGCCAACCGTCCGACGGACGGCGCACCCGTCATCATCGAGGACCACCCGGCACTCAGCAAACTGGTCGGGCGGATCGAACACTATGCCCGCATGGGTACGCTGATCACCGACTTCACCCTGATCAAGCCCGGCGCGCTGCACCAGGCCAATGGCGGTTTCTTGCTGATTAACGCCGACAAATTGCTGCTGAACCCGATGAGCTGGGAAGCCCTGAAACGCGCGCTCTACGCCGGGCAGATCACCATCGAATCGCCGTATATGACTTCCGCGACAGCGACCGTGGTCTCGCTGCAGCCGGATCCGGTTCCGCTCGACCTGAAGATCGTCCTATTCGGCGACTACCGTCTCTATCTCCTGCTCTCCTCCCTCGATCCCGACTTTCAGGATCTCTTCAAGGTCGCCGCGGATTTCGAGGAAGTCCTGGAGCGGACGCCGGAAAACGACCAGCTCTTCGCCCGCCTCGTCGCCACCATCGCCCGCAACAACAAGCTGCGCCCCTTCGCCCGCGACGCGATCGAGCGGGTCATGGAACATGCCGCCCGGATCGCCGGGGACGCCGAACGCGTGTCGACCCGCGTCGGGCTGATCGCCGACCTGATGCGCGAGGCGGATCACTGGGCGGGAGAGGTCAAGGCCAAGAGCGTTGCGCGCACGCATGTGCAGGAGGCGATCGACGCCCAGATCCACCGCGCCGACCGGGTCCGCGAACGCTCGATAGAGCAAATCACGCGTGGAACGGTGCTGATCGATACCGACGGCGCGAAGGTCGGGCAGGTGAACGGGCTTTCCGTGCTGCAGATCGGCAGTTTCGCTTTCGGCAAGCCGAGCCGGATCTCCGCCACCGTCCGCACCGGCGCCGGAAAGGTCGTCGATATCGAGCGCGAGGTCGAGCTCGGCGGCCCGCTCCATTCCAAGGGCGTGATGATCCTCTCCGGCTATCTCGCCCGGACCTATGCGCCGGACGCGCCGATGTCGCTCGCGGCGACCCTGACCTTCGAGCAATCCTATGGCGGGGTCGACGGAGACAGCGCCTCCTCGGCCGAACTCTATGCCTTGCTCTCCGCCCTCTCCGAGGTGCCGGTCGACCAGTCGCTCGCGGTCACCGGATCGGTGAACCAGATGGGCGAGGTCCAGGCCATCGGCGGGGCGAACGAGAAGATCGAGGGTTTCTTCGACGTCTGCGCCGCGCGCGGCCTGACCGGCAGGCAGGGCGTGCTGATCCCCGCCTCCAACGTGAAACATCTGATGCTGCGCGACGATGTGGTGCAAGCCTGTAAGGAAAAGAAGTTCCGTATCCTGCCGATCCGGACCATCGAGGAAGGCATCGAAACCCTCACCGGCAAGAAGGCGGGCGCGCGCGGCGCGGACGGCAAATATCCTTCCGGCAGCATCAACCGGCTGGTCGAGGACCGGCTGGTCGCCTTCGCCAAGGCGCGCTTCAAGGCGGCGGCAAAAGCGAAGACAGGGCAGTAG
- a CDS encoding lipid II:glycine glycyltransferase FemX: MASGAGSDRRGEELDGIVALWDAVDQRQWDELTAAAERLPLEQCSAYGAAMARASGYRPMPVVFMRGPDRVAAALLLEWRFPGGFRMAKLTRGPVFLAAVSDVERGAVFRLIKRRYPVAKLNLFFLTPELPAGAESDAQMGAVGMRPMVTGYSTVWLDLRPDLDALRAGLHVKWRNQLTAAEGAKLRVRSGYGGAPMEWLLSRHDQHRKRRKFRAPAGAFVAALADSGRDKRAVQVFTAYSGSEPIAAILTVRHGKAATYYVGWTGLEGREEHAHNLLLWAAIEKLKGLGVEWLDLGGVDGLHMPGVSRFKLGLGGKLVTLAGTYL; the protein is encoded by the coding sequence ATGGCGTCAGGCGCCGGCAGCGACAGGCGCGGGGAGGAACTGGACGGGATCGTCGCGCTCTGGGACGCGGTCGACCAGCGCCAGTGGGACGAGCTGACGGCTGCGGCCGAACGCCTGCCGCTCGAACAATGCTCGGCCTATGGCGCGGCCATGGCACGGGCCTCCGGCTACCGGCCGATGCCGGTCGTCTTCATGCGCGGGCCAGACCGGGTGGCGGCGGCGCTGCTGCTCGAATGGCGTTTTCCCGGCGGTTTCCGCATGGCCAAACTGACCCGCGGCCCGGTCTTTCTCGCCGCGGTCAGCGATGTCGAGCGTGGGGCGGTCTTCCGTCTTATCAAGCGCCGCTATCCGGTGGCGAAGCTCAACCTCTTCTTCCTGACGCCGGAACTGCCCGCCGGCGCGGAGAGCGATGCGCAGATGGGGGCGGTCGGGATGCGCCCTATGGTGACCGGGTACAGCACCGTCTGGCTCGACCTGCGGCCCGATCTCGACGCGCTTCGGGCGGGGCTGCACGTGAAATGGCGCAATCAGCTGACGGCCGCCGAGGGCGCGAAACTTCGGGTCCGCAGCGGCTACGGGGGAGCGCCGATGGAATGGCTGCTCTCCCGCCACGATCAGCACAGGAAGCGGCGCAAGTTCCGCGCCCCTGCCGGCGCCTTCGTCGCGGCGCTCGCCGACAGCGGGCGGGACAAGCGCGCTGTTCAGGTTTTTACAGCCTATTCCGGAAGCGAGCCGATCGCCGCGATCCTGACCGTCCGCCACGGCAAGGCGGCGACTTACTACGTCGGCTGGACCGGGCTCGAAGGCCGGGAAGAACACGCCCACAATCTGCTGCTCTGGGCTGCCATCGAAAAGCTGAAGGGGCTCGGCGTCGAGTGGCTCGATCTCGGCGGCGTCGACGGGCTGCATATGCCCGGCGTCTCCCGCTTCAAACTCGGCCTCGGCGGCAAGCTGGTGACGCTGGCCGGGACGTATCTCTAG